The following is a genomic window from Miscanthus floridulus cultivar M001 chromosome 14, ASM1932011v1, whole genome shotgun sequence.
tctgacgagaattggctcttgatagttcctgtcgggatggtgtttcgtactcaaggtttcggtgggtgcgcgcgagcgcacccgccgggtgtagcccccgaggccctggaggagtgatttcacttcttcaggggcttttctctctttcgagtgaggggttttcattgtgtttgccgagcccgtgggtgcgagttcggatcgctgggcctcgacgatgctgcgggaagagccccttagcctctgcctagagcgagagggccgtcaggggttcccccggctttttgcatgaccctcgcgcttcctttttgctcggaaggaggggtggaggatgccatgctaccctcggtgggcgcgagcgatgacatcttcggtgagctgttatcgggtaagtccgagtggaggcccgtaccctgttcactaggggtcggctagcggtccagagacgcactccaagagtaccagagggtttctctagtgggtgccgaggccgttcgttgggcctcggtggcttggtgcctccctacggtgggatcccattcggagacctctctgccggtctcggacatgactcagggcgtcccaagcattttgcttgcttggACCTTggcctcgtacaggctcgcccgtagtcgtccctgactctgttgccctagggcggctgtcgaaacccctggaggcccagccttcgaacctctggaccgtaacaggcttgggtcgcttctttttcttgggtgcaggaagagcccccgagcctccgcacagggcgagagggcggtcaggggtcctcttcgacttttttgtccgtcccccgcacgtccttttcgctcagacggggggttgtttgccgagcccactcgtgtgcgagcctgagccgctgggtctcggcaaagttgcaggggGAGCCctcgagtctctcgcacggagcgagagagcggtcagaggtccccctggcttttggttcgcccctcgcgcgtgagggtctatcagccgagcccccctcgggtgcgagcctaggtcgcggggtctcggcgtctttgcagaaggagctccctagcctctgcacggagcaagagggccatcaggagttcttctgactttttgaacgaccctcgcgcttccttttcgctcggaaggagggtttgttttgccgagccccctcgtgtgcgagcctaagtcgctgggcctcggcaatgttttgcaggaagagtcccttagcctctgcacggggcaagagggccgtcaggggttctcctgactttttgttcgaccctcacgcttccttttcgctcggaaggaggggtggaatgtgccacgctaccctcggtgggcacgagcgatggcatttccggtgagctgttatcgggtaagtccgagtggaggcccgtaccccgttcgctgggggtcggctagcagtccggagacgcgctccaagagtaccgggggtttctctagtgggtgccgaggccgttcgctgggcctcggtggctcggtgcctccctacggtgggatcccattcggagacctccctgccggtctcggacacgacgcagggcgtcccaagcatttcgcttgcttgggcctcggcctcgtacaggctcgcccgtagtcgcccctgactctgttgccctggggcggctgtcaaaacccctaagggcccagccttcgaacccctggaccatagtgGGCTCgatgcccagttccttcgtctgaaaggaatcgggtgggggttatttctctccctatggctaacaacggcaggcgcgtcttttgaggcggctttttcggggaggcgaaacagcgcctgctgctgctgcggttggacacgacgtggcgtcagccgacgggacgtaaccgtacgcgcgattaatgaggagggagtgggcgcgtgggcggagAAATCGGATCTGGGTAACCACAGTGGattttttgggggaaacttccccgatttcgtcgcccggtggtttcgtctcgtccctgcataaatacgcaaagagcctcgccctccccttccttaccttttccgcgttcgctttcgctgcctccgtgccgttgctgagagcatagagcggggaggagaagggcgagagagagagactgaaagaaagagagagagagagattaccgccgtagcagcgtcctccgccgcgcaatggctggtggtcccgtcatcctcccagcggatccctgggagcggtctgacatcaccgaggagaagctgcagtcgctcgtggaggccggtcttcttcgcccaaTCATCGACCCTGATgagccggagtggatcgctccggggaacgagtcggagccgaggtcgcgcgacggctacgtggtgagcttcgtcgtcttccacgagcgaggcgtcgggtcgccggtggatcagttcatgcgggcgctcccgcactactatggtgtggagcttcacaatttcagccccaactccatcgcgcaggcggccatcttcgtcgccgtctgcgaggggtacttggggatcgctccccactgggagctatggctccacttgttccgagcgacgttcaccaccaagccggggggaacgaggggggctcggaaggtgctgagggccggcggctgcactcttcacgtgcgccaagaccggcagtccctctacatcccggcccagctgtcatcgtccaaccgtcgttggtatgacagctggttctacctccgcaacgacgacggcggacttcccccttataccgggcgggttgtagagagtcagccagagaaatggggatacggcgtcatcaaggttgatcagcctaggctggaaccgctcttgagggccttggggaagctacgTGACCACggtctttcggcggccgtggttgtGGTGGCTTTTCACtgccagagggtgctgccgctgatggctcggcggcggcggctgttcgagatggcCCCGAGCGATCCGATCGCCGGCATCaggatgtccgccttcgcccttaccgacgacgagaccctgcgtcgggtgagagaggcggtagacgggaagccgaagattgatgatttgatgccgttcccgatgcgcccgtcgcgggggcacatttcactggtaagttggatgttgccgaggctttcgcggccttcttgtttttcgccttatttgtctgttgtcttacttcatcgttcccacaggggataagagacgtgcgagactccccgccgcccgatcctgaggacgcccggcggcgagccATGAACAGGGCCCACGCCgaggagcagaagaagaagaaagatgccaaggaggcgaagcgcacgaagaagctcctcgtgcgtgaaaagctggacgcctgtcgccggcgtcagaagctcgacggtctcccattggagccgtctccctcgtcgtcggtgtcggattcttcgggcgacggcggcgggcgcgagatggggacggcctgcctggaacaccttcccaacattagggagatggtgctcGGGGCGCCGACAAGGAGCCTGATGCTCctgggaggaggaggtgtcccggggccggtggcggcccgtcccggggccgaggcgcgggtgtcggaggagcgtgccgtcagcccggtgggctcgatggtggaggtggagcgagcgacggtgggggcgaccccattgtctccgcgaagggttgaggaggtgccggggtccggcggaggccagctggcaccggtggacacGGAGGCCGTgctgctgccgccaccgccgccgttgcagaggaggctagCGGtgccgaagcggctgcatccccgttcgcggtaagcgtcttttctggtggagtccgtagtacttcttgtttgccccttggtcgcatgctgaccttgggagtgtctttgcttccagccagaagcatctggtggaagatcctgtcttggcgccccgtaaggcgctcaaggcgaacgttagctcctccgcccatcaggcagcggaggcgcaggctggcgtgcagcgtggcgcggcatCGGGCGGGGCcatttcggaggaggcggctacccaggaaaagggtgccgaggcggccgcggagcgagtggaggaggaggagcccacgccccGCAATGTCGTGGGTGTTGGGGCGAAtgaggctggggcgtccaccattgccgaggccattgagggtgaggccggagcccccaagacctccgaagtcagggcggtggacgccggggccgccGAGGTAGAgacggcggaggccagagcccccgggtccatcgaggccgaggcgatggggATGGAGACGGAGCcggttttggcgccgcccctagttcagacaatctcgtctgatgattcctcccatgggaaggaggcggcggacatcgaggcggccagtaccgtggagcagccagtcccagatcccgccgaggggagttcggcccttgtccggctacggcccaagcaccgtgggtggaacttcccgcgtgttttctggcggaaccgggctgaccctgagggggagcccgtgttcgcccttgaagatatcgcagagggggggcgatgggataccctcgagcagtaccgccaactagCAGTGCGGTCGCTGAAGACAGTGATGACTATTATGGAaggggacttgcccggtgtcactcAAGTAAGTACTTTCCTCcctcgtgccgcgttgttttctctccgagccccctcgcagtgtttgacgtgtgttttttgcctctttaggagctcgagacccggtcccttggaaaatcggtgttcctgcgaagggagagggatatctgggaccagctccagtggtagaagggcctgcttgccgatgcccatgAGCTTTTGTTGGcgtggagtgcggaagtggaggacctccacctccgttgtgctgaccttcaggccgagttggccatggctaaggagcagtctgcccctctggtggcgaagatcaaggaactggaggaggagcgagactccttcaggtctcgggcccaagaagcgacggcctctgccaaggccatagccgggcagctgggtgcggagcagagcgagcattaGCTGACGAAAGttgccttggcagaggctaccaaggcggccgaggcctctcgggtcgaggccttagcccTGAAGAGCAAGGCCAAGGGTAAGTTCTGCTGAGTCATGCTCCTTGTTCCAtttgttctggttcgcgtttgactcctgacccctcgtcgcgatgtagatctggagaaagaggcctcccaggcggctgaggcctccgtcgcagcgcaagcggcgctggatgttgaggtccgggagcacgaggcactgCGCAGCTctgtccgtaccgcctgcgaggccctggacgtcgagggggtccaatcagccagctcccttgggagccgcc
Proteins encoded in this region:
- the LOC136503394 gene encoding uncharacterized protein, with translation MARRRRLFEMAPSDPIAGIRMSAFALTDDETLRRGIRDVRDSPPPDPEDARRRAMNRAHAEEQKKKKDAKEAKRTKKLLAAEAQAGVQRGAASGGAISEEAATQEKGAEAAAERVEEEEPTPRNVVGVGANEAGASTIAEAIEGEAGAPKTSEVRAVDAGAAEVETAEARAPGSIEAEAMGMETEPAVSDGYVLPEDDEEADAEVVKLLAAAEAPGTALACLFEEEVVPPASAADP